GCCAGGCCGTGCAAGCGCGCCGGACGGCCACGGAGCATTGGTTCGCCGCCACCGAGTCGGCCTTCGACGGTTTCGAGGAAGCCCTCTGCGTGGTCAGCAGCAAGGGCACCGTGCTGCGGCAGTCGCCGCGCGCCCAGGCCTGGTTCGCGCTGAACCAGATCCTGCGCATCCGGCAGGGCCGGCTGTGGCATGCCGCACCCGCCCTGCGCGAAGCGCTCTACGGCGCGCTGGCCAGCGTCGCCGAGCGCGACCGCCGGCTCACGCTGACCTTGCCGGACGAGGGCGAGGTGGCGGGTTGCCAGATCGACCTGGCGCCGGCAGCGCGGATCGCGCGACTGGGCAACGAGGCGCTGCTGCTGCTGCGCATCCGGCCTGCGCCCGATTCGATCGACGCCCGGCTGCGCACGCTCGGGCCGGCCTACGACCTCACGGCGGCCGAGCAGCGGGTGCTCGGCGCGCTGATCGCGGGCCAGTCGCCGGCGCAGCATGCGCAGTCGCGCGGCGTGTCCATCCACACTGTGCGCAAGCAGATCGCGATGATCAAGGACAAGATGGGCTGCAACCGGCAGATCGACCTAGTGCGGGCCGGGCTGCCGACTTGAGCCCACCCCCGAGGCGGCGCACTGCGTGTCGCCGCTGCCCCCTCAAGGGGGCGCACCCGGCGGCCTGGCAGAGCCAGTTCCGCGGGTGCTCTGGACTTGCTCGCACCGGCTTCATGGCCGCGCAGTGCGGCCCGGTATGCACGCCGGGTGTGTCACGCCGCGGCCGGGACCTCGACCTGCGCGTAGGTGCGCACCAGCCGGAGCAGTTCGTCTTCCGAGTAGGGCTTGCCCAGGTAGTGGTTCACGCCCAGTTGCGCCGCGTGTTCGCGATGCTTCTCGGCAATGCGCGAGGTGATCATGATGATCGGCAGATGCGCCAGCGCCGCGTCGGCGCGGATGTTGCGCGCCAGGTCGAAGCCGTCCATGCGCGGCATCTCGATGTCCGACAGCACCACCGCCGGACGCTCGGTCTGCAGCCGCTCCAGCGCCTGCAAGCCGTCGGCGGCGAGCGACACGCGGTAGCCCTCGCGTTGCAGCATGCGCTGGGTGACCCGGCGCACGGTGATCGAGTCGTCGACCACCAGCACCAGCGGCGCTTCCTGCACCACCACCGGCGCGGCCGCTGTCTGCGCCCCGTCCGGGCCCGCGGCGGCAGCGGCGCTGCCCGCCTGCTGCATCGCCCGCGCCTGGTCGCCATGCACGGCGGCCAGCGCCACGGGGTTGTAGATGAGCGCCACGGCACCAGACGCGAGCACCGAGATGCCCGCCATGCCCGGCAGCCGCGACAGCTGCGGACCGAGGTTCTTGACCACGACTTCCTGGTTGCCCAGCACTTCGTCCACGTGCAGCGCCACGCGCTGGGCGGCGCTGCGCACCACCACGATGGCGTGCGTCTTGCTGCCCGAGGCTTCGCTGCGGGCGGACGACTGCAGTAGCGCACCGGCCCAGTAGAAGGGCACCGGCGCGCCGGCGAAGAGGTAGTGCTGGTTGGCGTAGGCCACGTCGAGCTCGGCCGCGCTCACGCGCTGCACCAGCTCGACCAAGTTGGAGGGCACGCCGATGGACGTGCCGCCTGCGCGCAGCATCACGACGTGCGTCACGGCGGTGGTCAGCGGCAGCACCAGCTTGAAGCTCGTGCCCTGCCCCGGCGTGCTGTGCGTTTCGATGCGGCCGCCCAGCGCCGCCACGTCGGCGCGCACCACGTCCATGCCGATGCCGCGGCCGGCCAGCTCCGACACCTGCTCGGCGGTGGAGAAGCCGGGCTTGAAGATCATCTCGGCCGCCGCTTCGGGCGAGAGCACTTCGCCGTCGGCCGCCAGACCCAGGGCCCGTGCACGCTGAGCGATGCGTTCCAGGTTGAGGCCGCCGCC
The sequence above is drawn from the Variovorax sp. J2L1-78 genome and encodes:
- a CDS encoding helix-turn-helix transcriptional regulator, translating into MLHRTLEAAHHLSDAVPPWGDVLEGARQLIGGDSASFILFSHTGELLDCQQRGISTAAEQEYVAHYHAHDIVTPATTGSPEGTWFDTAELFSPETLSRNGYYVDFMCRHRMRQMLTLLVEQSPTRRGGLTVQRAEPRETGRRQLGQGVGAALAAAIGQAVQARRTATEHWFAATESAFDGFEEALCVVSSKGTVLRQSPRAQAWFALNQILRIRQGRLWHAAPALREALYGALASVAERDRRLTLTLPDEGEVAGCQIDLAPAARIARLGNEALLLLRIRPAPDSIDARLRTLGPAYDLTAAEQRVLGALIAGQSPAQHAQSRGVSIHTVRKQIAMIKDKMGCNRQIDLVRAGLPT